The sequence CAGTGGAAGATGGAACATAGACTGAAAACAAAAACAGGGGAATACAAATGGGTTCTGGGCAGAGGCAGGGTGGTTGACACCTCATCCGATGGAGAGGCGTTAAGGATGGTTGGGACCATGACCGACATATCTGAACGAAAAAAACTGGACGACAGGTTCAAACAGATCCAAAAAATGGAGTCAATCGGCAATCTTGCCGGAGGAATTGCCCACGACTTTAACAACCTTTTATGTCCCATAGTGGGAATGTCTGAAATGTTGCTGGAAGACTTGCCTGTTGACAGCCCTGAGCATAGAGATGTTCAGGAAATTTTCAGCGCCGGAAAACGCGGGGCGGATCTTGTCAAACAAATTCTCGCTTTCAGCCGCCAAAGTGAACATAAAGTGATTCCCGTCAGTATACAGGCGATTCTAAAGGAGGTGTTAAAACTAAGCCGTGCAACCATCCCATCCAATATTCAAATCGTTGACGAAATTGAGCGAGACTGCGGCATGGTGATGGCCGATCCCACAAAAATACACCAAGTCGGCATGAATATCATTACAAACGCATTCCATGCTGTAGAGGTGGAAAGCGGCACCATCACAGTTCAACTCAAGGAAATCCTGGTAAAAAAGGAAACCGATCTACCCTCATTAGTTCTAAAGCAAGGCAGATACGCCCAACTGAGTGTTTCCGACACCGGACACGGTATGTCCCGGGAAACGATGGACAAAATTTTTGACCCCTATTTTACCACTAAAAAACAGGGAAAAGGTACCGGACTCGGTCTGTCCGTAGCTTACGGCATTATAAAAGAACACAACGGAGATATTTCGGTTGAAAGTGAGTTAGGCAAAGGCACCATCTTTCACATATGGCTGCCCGTCATGGAAGAAAACATTGTCCCCAAAAATAACGGGGGAAAAAAAATGTTTCCCACCGGCAATGAAAGCATCCTTTTAGTAGATGATGAAGAGTCCATTGCCAGGCTTGAAGCTCAGGTGCTGACCCGATTGGGGTACAATGTCACATTTTATGTCAGCAGCCGTGAAGCGTTGGAAGCGTTTGAAGAACACAGCACAGGGTTTGACCTGGTCATTACGGATATGACCATGCCGGACATGACGGGTGACCAGCTATCCCGGGCAATCCTGTCGATCCGGCCGGATATGCCTGTTATCATCTGTACCGGATACAGCGAGCGCCTCAATGAGGAGCGGGCTGAGCAAATTGGTGTAAAGGGTTTTTTGATGAAGCCTGTTACGAGATCTGATATGGCCGTTATGGTTCGAAACGTATTGGACGACGCTAAAAGACCTAAGACCGTATAAACTTACAATCCGTACCCCACGCCCATCATATATCAAGAATACCATTTGTATGATATGATACCGGATAACTTTCACGATAAGGAATCCGTAATGTCAGGTAAAAAACAAAATTTTAAAAATGCATGGCAGCATGCAAAGAAGCCCGTGGGCAAACCCAATTCATCTGCACTTGAGACCAGCATTAAAATTGGAAAATATAATCGGTTGGCTGTTCAGACCAGATCAGATTTCGGTGTCTATTTAAACTCAGGGGAAGACCGGGTCCTTCTGCCCAATAAATATGTGCCCGAGGGGCTGTCAATTGGCGACCGGCTTGATGTATTTGTATACACGGATTCTGAAGACCGACTGGTGGCAACCACACTAAAACCTGCAGGCGTGGTTGGTGACTTTGTTTTTTTAGTCGCAAAAGATATTGCCCCTTTCGGCACCTTTATGGATTGGGGGCTGGAAAAAGATTTGCTGGTACCCAAAAATGAACAGCAGGACAAAATGATACCCGGAAAAAAATATTTAGTTAAAATCTGCCGGGATGACAGCACACAAAGGGTTTACGGTACCACAAAAATTTCCGCAAACTGTGATAAAGATACAAGACATCTGAAAGTTGGGCAGCAGGTTGACTTGATTGTCCACGCGATTACGACCATTGGGATAATGGCCGTGGTTGATAATAGATACTATGGGATGATGTACTTAAATGAAACCTATCAAAAATTATTTATTGGGAATACATGCAAAGGGTATATCATGCGGATCTGTGAAGACGCTAAAATTGATCTGACGATGAAAAAACCCGGGTACTCATCGGTTCCCAAATCCGCGGAAGTCATTTTATACCGATTAAATAAAGCCGGGGGGTTTATCCCCTGCCATGATAAAAGCTCTCCTGAAACAATCCGCAAGCGTTTTTCCATGAGCAAGAAAGAATTCAAACGGGCTGTAGGCAATCTGTATAAAAAAAGATTAATAGAGTTAAAAGACAACGGAATTGGTCTGTTAAAATGAATAACAATGATGTGTTACGCAGGATTAGAGTTATCTTTGATTTCAGTGATTCACAGATGATCGCAATTTTTTAAACGGGCTTCAGCTTGAGTTCAGACCCGAAACAGCCGAGGAGCCTGCCGCCCCCCTGGGGCAAACCGCCATTGCCGTAAGACGCTTAGATACCCCAAAAAATCCTGATACGTTAAAATATTTGAAGTTTTATTGTGGGCTATGCCTGGCAGTTGAGATGTCAGGTCAGCCCATAGCTGCTATAACAATGTATCTGTAATTTCCTTTATCCGAATGGATATATCCCTGACATTTGTTGCTCTGTTATCTACCCACCATTTAGCTGCTGTTTCTTTTTGCCACTCTTGAAAAAACAATAGAAACGCTTTATCGGATAATGCTTTTGCATCTTCATTCTCATGCACCAGGGTGGAATTCAAATAATTGACCTTATTTATCAACTCCGCCCTTATTTTTTCAGCCCAGGCAATTCTTTTTTGTGTGCCGGTAAGCGGCGGGAACCCTAAACTCGCATTGGCTTTTGAAAGCATTGCCGTTTTTTTATCGAGATAGTCTTTTTTACATGAATCGCAGTACCAGTCTTTATTGTCCACAAGCCACAGGCATTTATCGTGGCTTTCATACATCTGGACAATGAATTTGTTGAAACAGGTTTTGCACCGGACTTCATAATCGAAATTTTCTTCTGACATTATTTTTATGTACCTTATGTATCTGACAGTGATTGGTCGGCCGTATGCCGCTTTTTTTGAGCATAACATTTAAAATAGTCCCGGGACATTAGCTGATTTAATTTTAAATTTCAACCTTTTATGCGATCGCATGCACTTTTTAGCCCTGCACCATGGATGAACCAAATGTTATCGTCAGTGTCGATCCCCGTTACAGGCTGAGTTCATAAATATTTTTTTGACCATTAATAAATCTTCATGTATAATTTTTATGTTCTTGGATCCCCATTATTTATTAATCCGATATATTTTCTTTCACGTACCACGCGGACTGTCCACGGATTTAATTATTTTTTGCGCCAACGGGAATGATTTTGACGAAAATTCTTTTTACAGACAAGGCAATCAGACTCACGGACAAGCAAAATATTTTCATACATTTAGTTTTGAACTTGGCCACTTAAGCCGTGGCACGGCCCTGAAACCTAACGGCTATTAACCGCTAAATTAACGGCAAAGGAGCAGGTATGAAAGAGAAGCAAACCCAGGTTTTTTTGCAACGCGCACGATTTTTCACCTTGATGAGAAGACTCGCATTTTTACTGGTCAGCCTAACCCTGATTTACTCTTTGGCCGCTGTGGTCTATTCCACCCAGGTGATCTACAAGGTTAAGTTCAACTATGCTGTTATCCTCGAACAATTTGGCGGAGCAAGGCAAGCGGTCACCGATGTGGGCTGGCACTTCAGGCTTCCTTTCTTTACCAGGCTGGAGCAAGAGGTTCCTTTAATGAACCAGAACATGTACGTCGGCGGTGCCACGGAACCCATTAAAATTATTTCCCGGGAAAATGTCGCCTTATGGACATCTGCCGTCATGACCTTCAAGATAAAAGATCTGAAGACGTGGGGAATTGAAAATCTGTCACCTAAAACCCTGCTTCAAGGAGATTACGACGGCATTGCCAAGGATATTCTGCAGGGCAAAGAGGTGAACAGGTTGATCTCTGACAGGGAAACCATCAAAGAAGAGATCTTTCATGCACTGAAAAACCGACCCATCAATAAAAACGGCCCCACCCTTGAAGGCAAGTACGGCATTGAAGTGGTCAGTTTTGTTCTCAATGAAACCAGATTCGGCGACAAGCTGGTGGAGGCTACGGAAGAGAAAAAACGCCGTCAGCTCATTGCCGAGGCAGAGAACTACGCCGCCGACCAGGAAGCCCAGAGAATCCAAAAGCTTTATAAAGCATACCTTGACGGCATCCAGTCTTTGCATCTTGCATTAGGCGGCCGGGAAGGCCAACAGGTAAATCCCAATTTGTTCAACTTCCTGACCCAGCAAAAATGGGCCACTGCCTATGAAAAGAACGAATCAAACCAGAAAACCTTTGTGCTCCACGACGGTGGAAAATCCCCCGGCATTACCCTGCCCTTCCCGGCAGACAGCACAGATTCAAATTAGGCCAATACTTCTGCAATAGATGTCCTACCAAACACCTAACCCCTGCATAAGGATGAACCCATGGCCAAACGAAATACAAAGGAAAAAAGATATATTGCCCTGCCCGAAGAGGCCATCCATAAAATTGAATCCATGGTAGATACCTGGACCTACGACACCAAAGCCTTTGTCAGGTCCAGACTCAACCAATACAAACCGCCCAGCCCCTTGTTCTCTTTAATTAAAGATCTTTTCTTTTTGATTTTTTTCATGAAAAGAAAACAAAAACGGATGAATGTCCTCAACAATCCCCAAATTCTCATAGACTGGAAAAAACGATTTTTGTATTCAGGAGAAACCAACCCTGCCGCATCCTGGAACAAGATCATTGCCAAAGAACTGACAAAAGCGGAGTACCATTACCTTATCGCGGTTCTGGATAGAGAACTGACCGATCTTCATGTCCCGGTGGAGTTAGAAAAGATTTTTGAAAAAATCTACAGGGTTCATATCAGAAAGGAGCACCTGGAAGACCCCGATGTTCCCAAAGCCCCCATCATGCTCATTGAAGGAACTTCGGGATCGGGAAAAAGCGCGACAGCAAGGGAAGCCCTTGAAAAAGTGGTATTTAGAAACGAAGTAATTCCCACAGTGGACTGGCGAAAAAAGCGGGACGAGATCTTAGGGGAATACGGCCTGTTCACCCAGCTTGAGGATGTGGACCCTGAATTTGCCATGCAGATTGCAAAAAAGAAGAAAACCGATTTTTACCTGCGCCTGGCAAAAATCCCCATACTCAAACAAATTTTCAGAAAACGAATCATGCAGAACCTGACGGATTTTGAAGATTTAGGTATTGTCGTGGACATGTCCGTTATAACGCCCAACGATTACCAAACCGCCCTGTCCGGAGAGCCGGGCAACTATTTCAAGCGGGCCATGGGGCATCCTAAGGTCACATCAATCCGGCACATTGAAGAAGCCCATTCGGCATTTGGAAAATCGGGATCCGAATCCGGCACCGGAGGCGGCGGTGAAAAACAACAAAGAACCCTGATTGACACCTCCAACATTGTCCTGGATGAAATCATTGACGGCAGACGGGATTGCTTTATCATTGCCACCAGTGACCAGTCCCACCGGTTTGATTCAGCCATTTACCGCAGATTTATTGAAAAAGGCGTGATTATCGACATTTCAAAATACTGGATGAACCGGGAAAACCTAAAAAAAATCATCACCCTTGAGATCCGGCGCTACCAGATCCCCACCAAATTTAATCCGGAGTCAAAACAACTGGACGATGCCGCAGATAAAATCTATGCCATTTTCAGGGAGAGAAGCCTGAAAATCACCCCGGCGTACGTGAGAAAACTCATTGAATCGATCACCTCCATCCAGGGGGATTTTATCCTGGAATTTTTAGATGATGCCGTTTTGATCCGAAAGGCCTTCCAGCTGGTGGCCAAAAACGTGTATGGAGAACTATACGACAAGGTTGTTGACAAGATGGGCCGGAAACTGAACTGGGAAAAGTATGTGGGCGATATCAAGGATAAATTTTCTGAGATGGCCAACAACTGTTTCCAATACGGGGTCAGCGAAGACAAAGGGGTAGTGCTCACAGGCCCGCCGGGATCGGGCAAGACCTATCTGGTCAGAACCTGGCTCTCATCCAACCGCAAGGTCCATGATATTGCCACAAGCCCCTCGGCGCTTCAAGACCCGTCAAGCCCTGTGCACGGCGCCGTATCCAACCTTGAAAAAGTGTACGATATTGCAAAAATGATCGCCCCCACGGTGATATTTTTTGACGAGGGAGATGCGCTTGCCCCAAGACGAAGCGGTACCGGCGGTCACCCTTCGGATGCCCTGACCAACAAATTTCTAAATATCATTGACGGTGAAATCCCTCTAAACAAAGTATTTACCGTTTTAACCACCAACCGCCTGGATATCCTGGACCCTGCCTTGATCCGGTCTAAAAGACTGAAAACCCTTGATATATCAGGCCACATGCGTCAAAAAGATGTCTTTGAAATCATCAAAAAGCAGTTTGAAAATGTTCCCCATCCACGCAAATTCGGGGTGGAAAAAATCATAGAGACAGCCCAGGGTATTTGCAATACCCCGGCAGACTACACATCGTTTACGGAAAAAGCCATTGCCCTTTGCACCACCGAGTTTAAAGTGTTGCTAAAACTTCGGGATCTCAAATCCTCAACCCAGGATGAAAAATATAACTTTGTCAAACTTAATTTTAAAACCGTCATAGGCATTCTTGATGCCCTTAAAGCCCCCCCCTTGATCAAATCCAAAATCAAAACCGACCTGAAAAATTTTGTGGATCATTACGACAAGATCCTGGAAAATGTGGATCATATCACACGGGAAAAGGATTATCCCATTGTTGTGACCCACCTGGACTCCGCCAGAAGGGAAATTTCCCAAAGCCCGGTGCGCAAAGGCACCATCCAGCTCAACGAATTTTTAGAAACCGAGCTGAGCCAGGAACCCCAGGTCGGTTTTATTATCGGCGTAGGCGCCAATGACATGACCGGCATGCTGTTGCCCATTGCCACCAGCCTGACCGGCAGGGTAGAAAACACACCGATCATTGTAACCGGGGCTGTGGCCACGCCTTCGGCCGAGACCTCCCAGCTGGATATGGCCGTAAAAATGACCAATCAATCGGCTCAGGAGGCTTTGACCATGGTGAAAAACTATATCCAGAGCCTATGCCCGGATATCAGCATCCCCTGGCTGTTCGGGGATTTCCTCCAGCGGTATTCCATCCACCATCAGCTCTTATCTGCATCCTACAACGTCGGCGGACCCTCCGCAGGGTATGCCCTGGCCCTGAACACCCTGTCGGTCCTGCTTCAGATTCCTCTTTGCATTGACTTTGGCATCACCGGCGCGCCCTGGACCAAAGGGGTCAAAAAGGACCAGATTGGCGGCTCGGTAATTATCGGCGGGCACCGGAAAAAAACAGAAAAAGTGCTGCTCTATCTTCGGCGGATGTACATGCCGCTGCAGAACTACCAAGATCTTGAGCCTGAATTTCTTATCGGCTACTGGGAACGTGACAAGGATATTATTGCCGTAACCCATTTTGCCGACCTCATGCCCGAGGTGCTTTGCATAGATGAAGCCCACGATAAAATGCGCGAAGACTTAATTAAAAAAAGGATAAAGAATAAAACGGAAAAATACTATGACACTGAGGATACGGCGAATCTGGAAGAAGACATTGCCCAGGTCAAAAAAACAATGAGAAAACGGGCCGAAGAGGAAATTCTCAAACGGGTCAACGCCATCAGGTTCTATCTCCAAGATCCTGGCCGGGAAAAATATATCTCCCATGAAAAGATATTTCAAACCTACATTAATATAAATTGATCGGAAGGTCTTACAAGCGGCATCACGCCGCAACAAAGTGTTGTTTTCTTGCCAACACAGGATTGATTTAAATTGCGTTCATGTTTTGTTGTGGGTTGAGCCTGGGTGTAGATAGCCCAGGTCGACCCACGGCCGTTAATGAAAATCAAATTTTTAATTTTATATCCAGCACCGGCGTCCCGTTGACGGCATCCAGCCCTTCAACAAACAATGTAGTGCCCTTGATATCCAGGAGTTTTACATCCTGTATGCCGATCCTTGAAAGCCTGTCCGGGGTCCGGGAGGCAAATACGCCGACCTGTTTACCGTCAAGCCCCCGCTTAAAACATGTCTTGACTGAACGGGCTTTATGCAGGTAGTAAACGATTGTGATTTCAGCTTCCTGTTCAAGCCCGGACATAAATCGCTTTTGGGAAGGTAACAGCTCAATTTCAGAAGCCGGGCCGCTCCCTTTTCTTCCAAATGGTGTTTCATCCCTTTCAAAATTGTTCTTTACAATGCCAATAGGATAGATCGTGACAGCTGAAGCATCCCCAAAAAGACATTTCCGGCACACCGGACGGTCGTCGATAATGAATAGGTTTTCACGGTTGCAGGCAGAACTGCACTCAGAACAGCGGCCTGTCTTATCTTTTTTTGATTCCACACTGATATCCTTTTACTTTTTTACATCAAACATTAAATTCAAAATGTTACTCTAAAGAGGGCAGGAATGTTTGAAATCCTTGTGTATCAGCCTTTTTCTGTTCATAATCTTGGTGCCATCCCAAAGGAACCGGCATTTTTTCATAAAGCATTTTTCTTTGAGCCTCCAGAAGCTGACGTGGAGCTTCCATAAAGTCAGCCGCACAGAAGACACGGCGACCGGATTTGGCCTTGGTTATCAGATTTTTTCTGGCATCCATACCAAAAATGAAAGTGCAGCGCTGATCCCATTTATCAAAATTGGTGGTAAGGTTGAAATCGGTGTCGCCCCGAACGTATAATTTTTCAAAGGAGCATTCAAGTAAGTCCAAAGCCTTATC is a genomic window of uncultured Desulfobacter sp. containing:
- a CDS encoding ATP-binding protein, whose protein sequence is MDSQDFYAQKSYPAKMKPWILVIPGLLMLLFIDQYQVKHWQTEKKAELGATLKSYKIRLESCLAMRFDALEALSSLFILHPHTTAEEFALFASQLIKFHPPIRAIQYANSDTQVTYVYPQKGNKITIDEPMVLLKDPKRGPFTLRAIQHKKAVMQGPFELRQKGKGMVLRFPIFKDDTFIGLSIGVYDLDVLIEGALKILDLEKADFSLLDQDGKTIWSSGKLAPGYLEEPITVADTFWRVRGNISDKLAPPLLPRLLIWGFGTGFVVATIFFINNLQKNKKQLEQLVAERTNELYQAKEKYRLAMDATLDGIWDWNIKNGQVTYSQNWLKILEEEEVAPEYQSWESKIHPEDKPQVLSSLQDHLAGKTPQWKMEHRLKTKTGEYKWVLGRGRVVDTSSDGEALRMVGTMTDISERKKLDDRFKQIQKMESIGNLAGGIAHDFNNLLCPIVGMSEMLLEDLPVDSPEHRDVQEIFSAGKRGADLVKQILAFSRQSEHKVIPVSIQAILKEVLKLSRATIPSNIQIVDEIERDCGMVMADPTKIHQVGMNIITNAFHAVEVESGTITVQLKEILVKKETDLPSLVLKQGRYAQLSVSDTGHGMSRETMDKIFDPYFTTKKQGKGTGLGLSVAYGIIKEHNGDISVESELGKGTIFHIWLPVMEENIVPKNNGGKKMFPTGNESILLVDDEESIARLEAQVLTRLGYNVTFYVSSREALEAFEEHSTGFDLVITDMTMPDMTGDQLSRAILSIRPDMPVIICTGYSERLNEERAEQIGVKGFLMKPVTRSDMAVMVRNVLDDAKRPKTV
- a CDS encoding S1-like domain-containing RNA-binding protein; translation: MSGKKQNFKNAWQHAKKPVGKPNSSALETSIKIGKYNRLAVQTRSDFGVYLNSGEDRVLLPNKYVPEGLSIGDRLDVFVYTDSEDRLVATTLKPAGVVGDFVFLVAKDIAPFGTFMDWGLEKDLLVPKNEQQDKMIPGKKYLVKICRDDSTQRVYGTTKISANCDKDTRHLKVGQQVDLIVHAITTIGIMAVVDNRYYGMMYLNETYQKLFIGNTCKGYIMRICEDAKIDLTMKKPGYSSVPKSAEVILYRLNKAGGFIPCHDKSSPETIRKRFSMSKKEFKRAVGNLYKKRLIELKDNGIGLLK
- a CDS encoding SPFH domain-containing protein produces the protein MKEKQTQVFLQRARFFTLMRRLAFLLVSLTLIYSLAAVVYSTQVIYKVKFNYAVILEQFGGARQAVTDVGWHFRLPFFTRLEQEVPLMNQNMYVGGATEPIKIISRENVALWTSAVMTFKIKDLKTWGIENLSPKTLLQGDYDGIAKDILQGKEVNRLISDRETIKEEIFHALKNRPINKNGPTLEGKYGIEVVSFVLNETRFGDKLVEATEEKKRRQLIAEAENYAADQEAQRIQKLYKAYLDGIQSLHLALGGREGQQVNPNLFNFLTQQKWATAYEKNESNQKTFVLHDGGKSPGITLPFPADSTDSN
- a CDS encoding AAA family ATPase — encoded protein: MAKRNTKEKRYIALPEEAIHKIESMVDTWTYDTKAFVRSRLNQYKPPSPLFSLIKDLFFLIFFMKRKQKRMNVLNNPQILIDWKKRFLYSGETNPAASWNKIIAKELTKAEYHYLIAVLDRELTDLHVPVELEKIFEKIYRVHIRKEHLEDPDVPKAPIMLIEGTSGSGKSATAREALEKVVFRNEVIPTVDWRKKRDEILGEYGLFTQLEDVDPEFAMQIAKKKKTDFYLRLAKIPILKQIFRKRIMQNLTDFEDLGIVVDMSVITPNDYQTALSGEPGNYFKRAMGHPKVTSIRHIEEAHSAFGKSGSESGTGGGGEKQQRTLIDTSNIVLDEIIDGRRDCFIIATSDQSHRFDSAIYRRFIEKGVIIDISKYWMNRENLKKIITLEIRRYQIPTKFNPESKQLDDAADKIYAIFRERSLKITPAYVRKLIESITSIQGDFILEFLDDAVLIRKAFQLVAKNVYGELYDKVVDKMGRKLNWEKYVGDIKDKFSEMANNCFQYGVSEDKGVVLTGPPGSGKTYLVRTWLSSNRKVHDIATSPSALQDPSSPVHGAVSNLEKVYDIAKMIAPTVIFFDEGDALAPRRSGTGGHPSDALTNKFLNIIDGEIPLNKVFTVLTTNRLDILDPALIRSKRLKTLDISGHMRQKDVFEIIKKQFENVPHPRKFGVEKIIETAQGICNTPADYTSFTEKAIALCTTEFKVLLKLRDLKSSTQDEKYNFVKLNFKTVIGILDALKAPPLIKSKIKTDLKNFVDHYDKILENVDHITREKDYPIVVTHLDSARREISQSPVRKGTIQLNEFLETELSQEPQVGFIIGVGANDMTGMLLPIATSLTGRVENTPIIVTGAVATPSAETSQLDMAVKMTNQSAQEALTMVKNYIQSLCPDISIPWLFGDFLQRYSIHHQLLSASYNVGGPSAGYALALNTLSVLLQIPLCIDFGITGAPWTKGVKKDQIGGSVIIGGHRKKTEKVLLYLRRMYMPLQNYQDLEPEFLIGYWERDKDIIAVTHFADLMPEVLCIDEAHDKMREDLIKKRIKNKTEKYYDTEDTANLEEDIAQVKKTMRKRAEEEILKRVNAIRFYLQDPGREKYISHEKIFQTYININ
- a CDS encoding TrmO family methyltransferase, with the translated sequence MESKKDKTGRCSECSSACNRENLFIIDDRPVCRKCLFGDASAVTIYPIGIVKNNFERDETPFGRKGSGPASEIELLPSQKRFMSGLEQEAEITIVYYLHKARSVKTCFKRGLDGKQVGVFASRTPDRLSRIGIQDVKLLDIKGTTLFVEGLDAVNGTPVLDIKLKI